A genomic stretch from Flavobacterium sp. KS-LB2 includes:
- a CDS encoding FeoB-associated Cys-rich membrane protein, protein MEINWIIVGIVAICVVILIVFLIRKNQKDKKKYTHFLNNDYKKAKEEESDLNDDTY, encoded by the coding sequence ATGGAAATCAATTGGATAATAGTTGGCATTGTAGCCATTTGTGTGGTAATTTTGATCGTATTTCTTATTAGAAAAAATCAAAAAGATAAAAAGAAGTACACTCATTTCTTGAACAATGATTATAAAAAAGCAAAAGAAGAAGAATCAGACTTGAATGACGACACGTATTAA
- the ypfJ gene encoding KPN_02809 family neutral zinc metallopeptidase: MKWSGRRSSENFEDRRGISSGGKTIVGGGIIGIIILLLNVFGGENAQMLTPILEQMNGGNAAPTEQRALTAAEIEEGKFIEAILVDTEDVWGKIFQENNMQYKRPNLVLFTGGVETACGNATSASGPFYCPGDQKVYMDLAFFEELKTRFGAQGGDFATAYVIAHEIGHHVQTLLGTSAKMRQMQEGKSEAEANKLSVALELQADFYAGVWTHYNQKMNNFLEEGDIDEALSAAHAVGDDAIQSKIQGHIVPESFTHGTSAQRKAWFMKGYKSGDINQGDTFAEIR, from the coding sequence ATGAAATGGAGTGGTAGACGTTCAAGTGAAAATTTTGAAGACCGAAGAGGAATATCTTCTGGAGGAAAAACAATTGTAGGAGGTGGAATTATTGGTATAATTATCTTGTTATTGAATGTTTTTGGTGGAGAAAACGCTCAAATGCTTACGCCAATATTAGAACAAATGAATGGAGGAAATGCAGCTCCTACTGAGCAAAGAGCCTTAACAGCCGCCGAAATTGAAGAAGGAAAATTTATAGAAGCCATATTAGTAGATACGGAGGATGTTTGGGGAAAAATATTTCAGGAAAATAACATGCAATACAAAAGACCAAATTTAGTGTTATTTACTGGCGGTGTGGAAACCGCTTGTGGTAATGCAACATCAGCTTCCGGGCCTTTTTATTGTCCTGGTGACCAAAAAGTATATATGGATTTAGCCTTTTTTGAAGAGCTAAAAACTAGATTTGGTGCGCAAGGTGGGGATTTTGCAACAGCCTATGTAATCGCCCACGAGATTGGCCATCATGTACAAACCTTGCTAGGAACTTCTGCTAAAATGAGACAAATGCAAGAAGGAAAAAGTGAAGCTGAAGCCAACAAATTATCCGTAGCTTTAGAATTACAAGCTGATTTTTATGCCGGCGTTTGGACGCATTACAATCAAAAAATGAACAATTTCTTAGAGGAAGGTGATATTGATGAAGCATTAAGTGCGGCTCACGCGGTTGGTGATGATGCCATTCAATCTAAAATTCAAGGACATATTGTTCCGGAATCTTTTACGCATGGAACTTCGGCGCAACGTAAAGCTTGGTTTATGAAAGGGTATAAATCCGGTGACATCAATCAAGGCGATACTTTTGCCGAAATAAGATAA
- a CDS encoding nuclear transport factor 2 family protein, translated as MRKILVLLAVFTSIGSQAQNQEIQKVVENFFEAFHAKDSLKLKALCDETMILQSILENEKGTKLSNENPKAFFKSIASIPAELKFQEKILSYAIQVDGSMAHAWTPYEFYVNGKLSHKGVNAFTLFKKDNIWKIVHLIDTRRK; from the coding sequence ATGCGTAAAATTCTAGTACTATTAGCCGTATTTACATCCATTGGTTCACAGGCTCAAAATCAAGAAATCCAAAAAGTAGTTGAAAATTTTTTCGAAGCTTTTCATGCTAAAGATTCATTGAAATTAAAGGCACTTTGTGACGAAACAATGATTTTACAATCTATTTTGGAGAATGAAAAAGGGACTAAATTATCCAATGAAAACCCGAAAGCTTTCTTTAAATCGATTGCCTCTATTCCCGCCGAATTAAAGTTTCAGGAAAAAATTCTGAGTTACGCTATTCAAGTTGATGGAAGTATGGCGCATGCTTGGACGCCTTATGAGTTTTATGTAAATGGAAAATTAAGTCACAAAGGCGTGAATGCTTTTACGCTTTTCAAAAAAGATAACATTTGGAAAATCGTTCATCTTATCGATACTCGAAGAAAGTAG
- a CDS encoding RluA family pseudouridine synthase, giving the protein MKIISNKNNLQILHEDNHLIVVNKRVGDIVQGDKTGDKPLSDVVKEYIKDKYNKPGEVFLGVVHRLDRPTTGIVVFARTSKALTRMNELFSNRETQKTYWCVVKNKPGKPEDRLVHYLKRNEKNNTSKAHIKEVPESKLASLDYKIIKELNNYFALEINLHTGRHHQIRAQLAAIGSPIKGDLKYGFDRSNPDGGIHLHARKLVFVHPVTKENIEIIAPTPDEVIWNAI; this is encoded by the coding sequence ATGAAAATAATATCCAATAAAAATAACCTACAAATTCTTCACGAAGACAACCATCTTATTGTGGTCAACAAACGTGTAGGTGACATTGTTCAAGGTGATAAAACTGGCGACAAACCATTATCCGATGTAGTGAAAGAATACATCAAAGACAAATACAACAAACCCGGCGAAGTATTTCTAGGTGTGGTGCATCGTTTGGATCGTCCCACAACTGGAATCGTCGTTTTTGCAAGAACGAGTAAAGCATTGACAAGAATGAATGAGTTGTTCAGCAACCGCGAGACTCAAAAAACGTATTGGTGCGTTGTCAAAAACAAACCTGGAAAGCCAGAGGACAGACTCGTTCATTACTTAAAAAGGAATGAAAAAAATAATACCTCAAAAGCGCATATCAAAGAAGTTCCTGAGAGCAAACTAGCTAGTTTAGACTATAAAATCATTAAGGAACTCAATAATTATTTTGCACTTGAAATAAATCTTCATACTGGCAGACACCATCAAATTCGTGCACAACTAGCTGCTATAGGTTCCCCAATAAAAGGCGATTTAAAATATGGCTTTGATCGTAGTAATCCGGATGGAGGAATACATTTACATGCCAGAAAGTTAGTTTTTGTACATCCTGTAACCAAAGAAAACATTGAAATCATAGCACCAACACCAGATGAAGTGATTTGGAATGCAATCTAA
- a CDS encoding PAS domain S-box protein: MRNLIFSPTDVIPITAFVVSFFFAYNVIRPINVYWFFVTSVYIFIGIAYFFELIPLKTNISLFIYSSIILIINYIHHVSLLNTDVEFRFNNQIINKGNSLILATNKKGEIVFCSENVETILGYTVDQVMGLGYWKETEDTEFYGEDYHTKFKVDRIFIRRVKCKNGEYKHIQWDDKKFSDDLIIGIGQDVTNEIHLQNQYKNLIQNAIDLIFEVDQFGNFTFVNEFTIKTLGFKETEILTRHYLDFIREDYCSSIMDFYQNLLENEQNFPTIEFPLLKKNGEEIWVSQKVIINRNEIGKIIGYSGIARDITKLKDIEFENKIRQKKVEEYNKTIKKLSTTNFSNYKNLDISIMQIIESAAKVTKCSRVSYWNYTEDVITCENLYELETDTYTKGYILEKENYPIYFESIKSKKQICAPDVLNKRELCEFIENYFLKYDIKSQLDIPIFINGELMGTISFETSKNKRNWDNEDIIFARTISDIISLTIISHSRYEAEKKLEYKSDLLSAMALCTEKFLNSKDINDIFSDVLIIMGKATKSHRAYYYENDQNTGFISQKYRWIIHNIKLTENNVKLQNLPYEYFEELITPLLNNKIYRAIIPKIENISLRNKLINVDVVSLILFPIFVRNKFHGFLGFDDTQNERLWSEDEVNILQTLASNIASSIERIANETAINESEEKFRLLANNIPGTVYLSNYDDNNTKIYINDEIEKLTGYPKSSFLNNQLSFIDLIHPEDKTSTIAAQKNAIENKKAIHLTYRIIHKDGHIVWVEEFGDTIYKDGKIVFIEGIFIDITERKKTETVVQQKELAEAANKAKSDFLANMSHEIRTPLNGIIGFTDLLMNTNLGATQEKYITTVNQSAHSLLDIINDILDFSKIEAGKLDLFIEKYDIKEMLSQIIDLILYESNQKKLSLKLNIASDIPKYFWVDSVRLKQILINLLANAVKFTEKGSIKLDVNVLDKIDDSNATIRFAVIDTGIGILDQNKKKIFKAFSQEDSSTTRKFGGTGLGLTISNQLLGLMNSHLQLESKIDVGSTFYFDLDLKISDEPAEKLSLFETDFDTIKDIVVKKTISIKKIKILIVEDNKVNMLLLKTIIKNLKLNPVIYEVINGKDAVDQFEAINPDIIFMDIQMPIMNGYEATQIIRTLKSGQNVPIIAITAGTEKEEKEKCLKAGMNDYIPKPIIKGIIEETISKWTS; the protein is encoded by the coding sequence GTGCGCAATCTAATTTTTTCTCCAACTGATGTTATTCCTATTACCGCTTTTGTGGTTTCGTTTTTCTTTGCTTACAACGTGATACGGCCTATAAATGTATATTGGTTTTTTGTAACATCCGTATACATATTCATAGGTATTGCTTATTTTTTTGAATTAATACCGTTAAAAACAAATATTTCACTATTTATTTACTCCTCTATAATCTTGATTATAAATTACATTCATCATGTATCATTATTGAATACTGATGTTGAATTTCGTTTTAACAATCAAATTATCAACAAAGGAAATTCACTGATTCTGGCAACAAATAAAAAAGGTGAGATTGTTTTTTGCAGCGAAAATGTGGAAACTATTTTAGGATATACCGTTGATCAAGTTATGGGATTGGGGTACTGGAAAGAAACCGAAGATACTGAATTCTACGGAGAAGATTATCATACTAAGTTTAAGGTAGACAGAATATTTATTCGTAGAGTTAAGTGTAAAAATGGTGAATACAAACACATACAATGGGATGACAAAAAGTTTTCAGACGATTTAATCATCGGTATTGGTCAGGATGTGACCAATGAAATCCATTTACAGAACCAGTATAAAAATTTAATTCAAAATGCTATTGATCTTATTTTTGAGGTAGATCAATTTGGTAATTTTACATTTGTCAATGAATTTACGATAAAAACTTTAGGCTTTAAAGAAACCGAAATACTAACGAGACATTATTTAGATTTTATACGAGAGGATTACTGCAGCAGCATCATGGATTTTTACCAAAACCTGTTAGAAAATGAGCAAAACTTCCCAACGATTGAATTTCCATTATTAAAGAAAAACGGAGAAGAAATATGGGTTTCCCAAAAAGTAATCATTAATCGAAATGAAATTGGAAAAATAATAGGATACTCTGGTATTGCAAGGGATATTACCAAACTCAAAGACATTGAATTTGAAAATAAAATTCGTCAGAAAAAAGTAGAAGAATACAACAAAACAATTAAGAAGCTATCGACTACAAACTTTAGCAATTACAAAAATCTGGACATTAGCATAATGCAAATCATTGAATCTGCTGCAAAAGTCACTAAATGCAGTCGCGTTAGTTATTGGAATTATACAGAAGATGTCATTACTTGTGAAAATTTATATGAATTAGAAACTGATACCTATACCAAAGGATATATATTAGAAAAAGAAAATTACCCTATTTACTTTGAATCTATAAAAAGTAAAAAGCAAATTTGTGCTCCAGATGTTTTAAACAAACGAGAATTATGCGAATTTATAGAAAATTATTTTCTAAAATACGATATCAAATCACAACTCGATATTCCCATTTTTATCAATGGAGAATTGATGGGAACCATCAGTTTTGAAACTTCAAAAAACAAAAGAAATTGGGATAATGAAGATATCATTTTTGCTAGAACAATTTCAGATATCATATCATTGACCATAATTTCACATAGTAGGTATGAAGCTGAAAAAAAATTAGAATACAAGAGCGACCTTTTATCAGCAATGGCTCTTTGTACAGAGAAATTTTTAAACAGTAAAGATATAAATGACATTTTCTCTGACGTACTCATAATCATGGGAAAAGCAACAAAATCACATCGAGCGTATTACTATGAGAATGATCAAAATACTGGATTTATAAGTCAGAAATACCGATGGATAATACACAATATAAAACTAACCGAAAATAATGTAAAACTTCAAAATTTACCCTACGAGTACTTTGAAGAGCTAATAACACCACTTTTAAACAATAAAATATACAGAGCCATAATTCCTAAAATTGAAAACATTTCTCTGAGGAATAAATTAATAAATGTAGATGTAGTATCCTTGATTCTTTTTCCAATATTTGTCAGAAACAAATTTCATGGTTTTTTAGGTTTTGATGATACTCAAAATGAACGATTGTGGTCAGAGGATGAAGTTAATATTTTACAAACATTAGCTAGTAACATTGCTTCTTCTATTGAAAGAATTGCTAACGAAACAGCTATTAATGAAAGTGAAGAAAAATTCCGTTTATTAGCTAATAATATTCCCGGAACTGTTTATTTATCTAATTATGATGACAATAACACCAAAATTTACATTAATGATGAAATTGAAAAACTAACTGGATACCCAAAATCAAGTTTCCTTAATAATCAATTATCTTTCATTGACTTAATTCATCCAGAGGATAAAACAAGTACAATTGCAGCACAAAAAAATGCGATAGAAAACAAAAAAGCCATTCACTTAACCTACCGAATTATACATAAAGATGGCCATATTGTTTGGGTAGAAGAGTTTGGAGATACGATCTATAAAGATGGAAAAATTGTATTTATTGAAGGTATTTTTATTGATATTACAGAGAGAAAAAAGACAGAAACTGTTGTTCAACAAAAGGAATTAGCGGAAGCTGCAAATAAAGCAAAATCGGATTTTTTGGCTAATATGAGCCACGAAATAAGAACGCCTTTGAACGGAATTATTGGTTTCACCGATTTATTAATGAATACTAATCTAGGTGCGACTCAAGAGAAATATATCACTACGGTAAATCAATCAGCGCATTCATTATTAGATATCATAAATGATATTCTTGATTTCTCAAAAATTGAAGCGGGAAAATTAGATTTATTTATAGAGAAATACGATATCAAAGAAATGTTAAGCCAAATTATTGATTTAATATTGTACGAATCCAATCAAAAAAAATTAAGCTTAAAACTCAATATAGCTTCAGATATTCCAAAATATTTTTGGGTAGACAGCGTACGTTTAAAACAAATATTGATTAACCTGCTCGCCAATGCTGTAAAATTCACTGAAAAAGGTTCTATAAAATTAGATGTAAATGTTCTGGATAAAATAGATGATTCAAATGCTACAATTCGTTTTGCAGTAATTGATACAGGAATTGGAATTTTAGACCAAAATAAAAAGAAAATATTTAAAGCATTTTCTCAAGAAGACAGTTCTACTACCAGAAAATTTGGTGGTACCGGATTAGGACTCACTATTTCGAATCAATTATTAGGCTTAATGAATAGTCATTTACAATTAGAAAGTAAAATTGATGTGGGCAGTACTTTTTATTTTGACTTAGATTTGAAAATAAGTGATGAACCTGCCGAAAAACTTAGCTTATTTGAAACTGATTTCGATACTATCAAAGATATAGTCGTTAAAAAAACCATCAGCATTAAAAAAATAAAAATATTGATTGTTGAAGATAACAAAGTAAATATGTTATTGCTAAAAACAATAATTAAAAACTTAAAACTCAATCCAGTTATTTATGAAGTTATAAATGGTAAAGATGCTGTAGATCAATTTGAAGCGATAAATCCTGATATTATTTTTATGGATATCCAAATGCCCATTATGAATGGATATGAAGCGACCCAAATAATTAGAACTTTAAAATCAGGTCAAAATGTACCTATAATAGCAATAACTGCAGGAACCGAAAAAGAAGAAAAAGAAAAATGCCTTAAAGCAGGAATGAATGATTATATCCCAAAACCAATTATAAAAGGAATCATTGAAGAAACTATTTCCAAATGGACAAGTTAA
- a CDS encoding YybH family protein: MKNITVSILLIFCSYLSIAQEKEIKEVLEKQRLNWNKGDMNGYMQGYWKSDSLIFVEKKGPFYGWQKNFEIYQKAYPDKAAMGYLTFDIKQINMIDKKNAFVLGAWNLQMEKEEQKGFFTLLIKKFKEGWKIIVDHSS, translated from the coding sequence ATGAAAAATATCACTGTATCAATATTGCTTATATTTTGTAGTTATTTATCAATAGCCCAAGAAAAAGAAATTAAAGAAGTACTTGAAAAACAACGTTTAAATTGGAATAAAGGCGATATGAATGGATACATGCAAGGTTATTGGAAGTCTGATTCTTTAATTTTTGTTGAAAAAAAAGGACCATTTTACGGCTGGCAAAAAAACTTTGAGATTTATCAAAAAGCATATCCTGACAAAGCCGCTATGGGCTATCTAACTTTTGATATCAAACAAATTAATATGATTGATAAAAAAAATGCTTTTGTTTTAGGAGCTTGGAATTTGCAAATGGAAAAAGAGGAACAAAAAGGATTTTTTACTTTATTGATTAAAAAATTTAAAGAAGGTTGGAAAATTATAGTTGATCATTCTAGTTAA
- a CDS encoding L-serine ammonia-lyase: MEECISVFDMLKIGVGPSSSHTLGPWRAAERFLSELRNENLLPVVNRVKIDLYGSLSLTGKGHATDLAVMLGLSGQDPEYIPVENIDAIIKSIESKNEINLGNEKPIPFYFLQDIVFNKNFLPFHANGMTFTAYMTDDSEYVSTFYSIGGGFVVKEERINAKKKTQIKCAFPYPIEKAAELLDYCKKENKSISEIVYENEKSMRTEEVIDHELMRIWKTMLECMYIGCHSEGILPGGLNVRRRAFDMHQNLIGLANYDSPQSWLEEIRKTEVKFRQILQWVSCFALSVNEVNAALGRVVTAPTNGSAGVIPAVLMYYLVIENHNAGEKEIKQFLMVAGEIGSIFKKGSTISAAMGGCQAEIGVSSAMAAAALCELMGGTPEQVLMAAEIAMEHHLGLTCDPIGGLVQIPCIERNTMGAIKAINAAELALQTDPKNAKVPLDKVVDTMWQTAKDMNNKYKETSEGGLAIAVNLADC, encoded by the coding sequence ATGGAAGAATGTATCTCAGTTTTTGATATGCTAAAAATTGGTGTCGGACCTTCAAGTTCGCACACACTTGGACCTTGGAGAGCAGCAGAACGCTTTCTTAGTGAATTGAGAAATGAAAATTTACTTCCTGTTGTAAATCGGGTAAAAATAGATTTATACGGTTCCCTTTCCCTGACCGGAAAAGGTCACGCCACAGATTTAGCTGTAATGCTAGGTTTAAGCGGGCAAGATCCGGAATACATTCCCGTTGAAAATATTGATGCTATTATCAAATCTATTGAATCTAAAAACGAAATCAATTTAGGAAACGAAAAACCAATTCCTTTTTATTTCCTCCAAGACATCGTTTTCAATAAAAACTTCCTTCCTTTTCATGCCAATGGAATGACTTTTACGGCGTATATGACGGATGACAGCGAATACGTTTCTACCTTTTATTCAATTGGTGGCGGATTTGTAGTCAAAGAAGAACGCATCAACGCCAAGAAGAAAACACAAATAAAATGTGCTTTTCCTTATCCAATTGAGAAAGCAGCTGAACTATTGGATTATTGTAAAAAAGAAAACAAATCGATATCCGAAATCGTTTATGAAAACGAAAAATCGATGCGTACCGAAGAAGTTATCGATCATGAATTGATGCGCATTTGGAAAACGATGCTCGAATGCATGTACATTGGTTGCCATTCAGAAGGGATTCTTCCTGGTGGATTAAACGTTCGTCGTCGTGCTTTTGATATGCACCAAAACCTCATCGGATTAGCTAATTATGATTCCCCGCAAAGTTGGCTGGAGGAAATTAGAAAAACCGAAGTGAAATTTCGTCAAATTCTGCAATGGGTAAGTTGTTTTGCCTTGTCAGTAAATGAGGTAAACGCTGCTTTAGGACGTGTGGTTACTGCTCCTACAAACGGAAGTGCAGGTGTTATTCCAGCAGTTTTAATGTATTATTTAGTAATTGAAAACCACAATGCCGGAGAAAAAGAAATCAAACAATTCCTGATGGTTGCCGGAGAAATAGGCAGTATTTTCAAAAAAGGTTCTACAATCTCTGCAGCAATGGGCGGTTGTCAGGCAGAAATAGGTGTATCATCAGCGATGGCTGCTGCTGCTTTATGCGAATTGATGGGCGGAACTCCTGAGCAGGTTTTAATGGCTGCTGAAATAGCCATGGAGCATCACTTGGGATTGACTTGCGACCCAATTGGTGGTTTGGTCCAAATCCCTTGTATCGAAAGAAATACAATGGGCGCTATAAAAGCAATTAATGCTGCCGAACTTGCTCTTCAAACTGACCCAAAAAATGCTAAAGTACCTTTAGACAAAGTCGTAGACACAATGTGGCAAACGGCTAAAGACATGAATAATAAATACAAAGAGACCTCTGAAGGCGGGTTAGCCATTGCCGTAAATTTGGCGGATTGTTAA
- the panB gene encoding 3-methyl-2-oxobutanoate hydroxymethyltransferase: MSVAKKDYKRITTKSLIEMKANGEKISMLTAYDYTMAKIVDTAGIDVILVGDSASNVMAGHETTLPITLDQMIYHASSVVRAIERALVVVDLPFGSYQSDPKEALRSAIRIMKESGGHAVKLEGGKEIKDSIKKILNAGIPVMGHLGLTPQSIYKFGTYTVRAKEEEEADKLIEDAKLLERLGCFALVLEKIPAHLAEKVAQSISIPVIGIGAGGGVDGQVLVIHDMLGMNNEFSPRFLRRYMNLYEGMTTAIGQYVSDVKSSDFPNANEQY, translated from the coding sequence ATGTCTGTCGCTAAAAAAGATTATAAAAGGATTACTACAAAATCGTTGATTGAGATGAAAGCCAATGGAGAAAAAATTTCCATGCTTACCGCATACGATTACACGATGGCTAAAATCGTTGATACAGCTGGAATTGATGTAATCTTAGTAGGTGACTCTGCTTCGAATGTAATGGCTGGTCATGAAACGACTTTGCCTATTACTTTGGATCAAATGATTTATCATGCTTCATCTGTAGTGAGAGCCATAGAAAGAGCATTGGTTGTGGTAGATTTACCTTTTGGAAGCTACCAATCCGATCCTAAAGAAGCGTTGCGATCTGCTATTAGAATCATGAAAGAAAGCGGTGGTCATGCCGTAAAACTGGAAGGTGGTAAAGAAATTAAAGATTCTATCAAGAAAATATTAAACGCAGGAATTCCAGTTATGGGACATTTGGGTTTAACCCCGCAATCTATTTATAAATTTGGTACCTATACCGTTCGTGCCAAAGAAGAAGAAGAGGCCGATAAACTTATTGAAGACGCTAAATTATTGGAACGATTGGGTTGTTTTGCATTAGTATTAGAAAAAATCCCTGCACATTTAGCCGAAAAAGTAGCCCAAAGTATTTCGATTCCTGTAATTGGGATTGGAGCTGGTGGTGGTGTAGACGGACAAGTTTTAGTCATACACGATATGTTAGGAATGAACAATGAATTTAGTCCACGATTTTTACGCCGTTATATGAACTTGTATGAAGGAATGACAACTGCCATTGGACAATACGTTTCAGATGTGAAATCGAGTGATTTTCCTAATGCAAATGAACAATATTAA
- a CDS encoding nitroreductase family protein, with product MVVTDEKSVSEAIKYRRSVRVFKTEAIDEVKVKNCIQLATLAPTSSNMQLWEFYHVVSPAIIKEIAKASFNQNAAKTAQQIVIIVARKDLWRKRVESNIEYLKTQYGNKSKADYSTREKFALKYYQKIIPALYFDFLGIIGMIKFFTFQAIGIFKPIYRQARQSDMRIVAHKSAALAAQNFMISMSAINYDTCPMEGFDSLRIKKILHLPAHSEINMILGCGIRDEQGVYGERFRIPFEETYFKI from the coding sequence ATGGTTGTAACCGATGAAAAATCAGTAAGCGAAGCCATAAAATACCGCAGATCTGTTCGGGTTTTTAAAACCGAAGCTATTGATGAAGTAAAAGTAAAAAATTGTATTCAACTTGCGACTCTCGCGCCCACAAGCAGTAATATGCAACTTTGGGAGTTTTATCATGTTGTTTCGCCAGCAATAATCAAAGAAATAGCTAAAGCTAGTTTCAATCAGAATGCTGCAAAAACAGCACAACAAATTGTAATAATTGTGGCGAGAAAAGATTTGTGGCGCAAAAGAGTGGAATCGAATATTGAGTATCTAAAAACTCAATATGGCAATAAATCAAAAGCAGATTATTCGACGAGAGAAAAATTTGCATTGAAGTATTATCAAAAAATAATTCCTGCCCTATATTTTGATTTTTTAGGAATTATCGGAATGATAAAATTTTTTACTTTTCAAGCTATTGGAATATTCAAACCTATCTACAGACAGGCTCGCCAAAGCGACATGCGCATTGTAGCTCATAAAAGTGCCGCACTTGCAGCACAGAATTTTATGATAAGCATGTCCGCCATAAATTATGATACATGTCCTATGGAAGGATTTGATTCGCTGAGAATTAAAAAAATATTACATTTACCAGCGCATTCAGAAATAAACATGATTTTGGGCTGTGGAATACGCGACGAACAAGGTGTATATGGCGAACGATTCCGAATCCCTTTTGAAGAAACTTATTTTAAAATATAA
- a CDS encoding aldehyde dehydrogenase: MNYKTDIKYRKESLKKLLHVISKHEEEIIKALYDDFKKPAFEAVLTETNYVISDLKETIKNIDSWTKPKKVFASLLNFPSSDYIYSEPYGNVLILSPWNYPFQLALCPLVAAVAAGNKVTLKPSELTPNTSNIIAKIITETFAVKDVEVITGDATIAQELLQKRWDYIFFTGSVPVGKIVAKAAAENLTPVTLELGGKSPCIIDETANLELSARRIVWGKIINAGQTCVAPDYILVHHKIKAPFVKLVIQEIEKALGTNPEESPDFARIINLKNWQRQLSLLENQTILFGGQSNQETLYLAPTLLDEPKMDSLVMTEEIFGPVLPILSYESKSDIEKIISSFEKPLSLYLFSQNNSFINEVLEKYSFGGGCVNDTVIHLVNNKLPFGGVGNSGMGAYHGKLSFDIFSHKKSIVKRGTWLDLPLRYAPYKDKLKTIQKLLKWL, translated from the coding sequence ATGAATTATAAAACCGATATAAAATACCGAAAAGAATCTCTTAAAAAATTATTGCATGTTATTTCAAAACATGAAGAGGAAATCATAAAGGCATTGTATGATGATTTTAAGAAACCAGCTTTTGAAGCCGTTTTAACCGAAACGAACTACGTGATAAGTGATTTAAAAGAAACTATAAAGAATATCGATTCTTGGACAAAGCCAAAAAAAGTTTTTGCTTCACTTTTAAATTTTCCATCCTCGGATTATATTTATAGTGAACCTTACGGAAATGTATTGATTCTTTCTCCTTGGAATTATCCGTTTCAATTGGCTTTATGTCCGCTTGTTGCCGCTGTTGCCGCAGGAAATAAAGTAACCTTAAAACCATCTGAGCTTACTCCTAATACTTCTAATATTATAGCAAAAATAATCACGGAAACTTTTGCGGTAAAAGATGTTGAAGTTATTACAGGAGATGCTACAATAGCTCAGGAATTATTACAAAAACGGTGGGATTATATCTTTTTTACAGGAAGTGTTCCTGTTGGAAAAATAGTAGCGAAAGCCGCTGCCGAAAACCTAACACCCGTAACGCTAGAATTAGGTGGGAAAAGCCCTTGTATTATTGATGAAACTGCAAATTTAGAATTAAGCGCCCGACGTATTGTATGGGGGAAAATTATCAATGCCGGCCAAACTTGTGTAGCACCAGATTACATTTTGGTGCACCATAAAATTAAAGCTCCATTTGTAAAATTAGTAATTCAAGAAATTGAAAAAGCATTGGGAACAAATCCAGAAGAATCCCCAGATTTTGCTAGAATTATCAACTTGAAAAACTGGCAGCGCCAATTGAGTTTATTGGAAAATCAAACCATACTTTTTGGAGGACAATCTAACCAAGAGACCTTGTACCTCGCTCCTACTTTACTGGATGAGCCTAAAATGGACAGTTTAGTGATGACAGAAGAAATTTTTGGGCCAGTACTTCCTATACTATCTTATGAATCAAAATCCGATATTGAAAAAATAATTTCAAGCTTTGAAAAGCCATTATCGCTGTACTTATTTTCTCAAAACAACTCTTTTATCAATGAAGTGCTTGAAAAATATTCTTTTGGTGGCGGCTGTGTAAACGACACGGTAATTCATTTGGTGAATAACAAACTTCCTTTTGGCGGTGTTGGAAATTCGGGAATGGGAGCGTATCATGGAAAATTAAGTTTTGATATTTTTTCCCATAAAAAATCGATTGTAAAAAGAGGTACTTGGCTCGATTTACCATTACGTTATGCTCCATATAAAGACAAATTAAAAACCATCCAAAAACTCTTAAAATGGTTGTAA